The stretch of DNA atcattatttaaatatttgagtgtatttaatttttctatcTCCTTTAATGGTATTACAAATGGCATGATTCGATCATCGTCATTtttgattatattattatttatattacaagATGGTAAATGAGaacaaaaatttatatctattaaattatttttttcatttataataaaactaCATGATTTAGAAGGTGTttgaaatttatttaataaaagtcTTGTGCGTGTCCTTATAGAAGTTGtatcatattcattttcTCTACATGTTTTTGAGCATGGTGACCATTCAGACCATTGACTATAAAAACATTGgacatttttatgtttacatAATATGAGTCCTCTATTTGTTGGatcaaaatatttacaatgatcattaaaatatttaaaattattaatatatatatcttctgtatgtttattattttcataatattttttacatactTCAAATGAATAAAACTCTGCTAGtatattacataatttttttatattctcacatttttttatacatgtTTTATGATTTGTTATATCATAACTGATAACATTAGAACaatttaaataatcatataaatttttattatccaaattatataaaccatgtttacaataattatataatttttcttggcttattaaaatattttttttttctttatcattacattgtaatattttataatctGACAAAGCAACAAAAATATTGTTCCTAGAATTATCcacactattattattattattattattattattattattattattatcaatattattattattattattatcaatattattattattattgtgttCACAAAATGTGTGATCtattatttgatttatattatttatatccatAAGATCTTCAGATGTACATGGTTCTGCTGATTCCTCACTACAATAACATGATTTCCTTTGAGGATCTATCCATTTTTCTAATTCATTTTTcgcatttttattttcaactGCTTTATCAAGAAAACATCGGAAATATTGAAgagtattattttttaaatatgattTTTGTTCATTTGATTGTATAGATTTAACTTTTTCATCattaacaatattataatcaacatcttcttcttttatttgttcattcaTAAATCTTTTTGAGCGTATAATTTTCTCTTTCtcatcttttaaaaatttttgtttataaatatattccatccatcctttattatatatatataaaaataccatataataataataataataataataataataataatacttttctatatcttttttataataaaatatatgataaaatactttattatatatatataaatatctgtacatttttttaattatcttctttatataatttattataacaatataatacatatcatatatattatcacctTTAAGATATTTCAAATATCTATCCTGTATTTTGTTGTatacatttaaattattGTCTCTCATACTTAACATATTACtacataaatttttatttctttttttttttttatttttcctaatatttatgtaacaACCACATCTTTGAATATAAAACGGTTTATATAAACTTATAAATGATTGAGTatgttcataataatatggaataaaacaaaaaaaaatttcattctgtatataaaaatataaatcatatttataaatgtaaaaagtATTATTCCttggtatatttatttcttttaaaatgtttggatccttattatatatttgattcaacaaaatattatgtatatagaAAGATAAATTATTCTGTTTAAAAAGGATAGAATGATTTATATCATGACATAAactattttgtatattattattattattatcattatgtttgtaatttttgttttttttcatattttcgtagtgtataaaatttttatatatatccaaattatatatatcatgtatacaaaatatacacaCTATATCTTCTCTCTTAATTACTATATCAAGTTGTAAATtagtattattttcatcatggattttatattttgaaatacAGAAAGAACGTTTGCTTGTCTCGGAGGTCAAACAAACAAcaaatataatgatgaatagaaaattttgaaaagaaaaatacaaaaaatttttatacattttgcTCTACTGGAAGGAATAGAAATTTacacaatatattttttttaatatatgttttatgtcATAAATACTTTTAAtcataacatataaatggaatatatgtatatataaacatgtacacatatatatatatttatttatttattccatTTTGAATATGGTTTTATcctaattaaatatatgatgCCCTTCAAACAAGTCCTTAACCTTTTAAATAACAATGTTAGacaaacattttatatttaaaaaaaaaaaaaatgaacaaataaaataaaataaaataaagtataAAAGGAACGTGTATTTGTTGTTTTTATTTCTGAATTGAAAATAAGGTGCATGCATTgttatgtaattttttgagggaaaaaaaaaagaaaaaaaagaaaaaaaagaaagatcagtggtaataaaaacaaatcaaACATATTgactcatatatatatttattcatttgtgtcttttaaatattttttaaagtgCCACTATAAATTTTTAGGTTATTATTATAGACTTATTCTTGTTACATGGAATGTTTTAatcttataaataaatatgatataaagaaatataatatagacCAAATACATTTcatcacacatatatatatatatatatatatgtatgtatgtatttcatatatattatatagaaataaaaagaaaagttatatatagaataagctttatatgaacaatgttttctttttttttttttttttagtacatatatatatacaacacattatataatatgttaatttaatattttaaattattacgcacttgtaaaaaaaatggattatatatatatatttattttaatatgtatatagatTTATCTGTATTTTCCTtataacaagaaaaaaaaaaaaaaaaaaaaaaaaaaaaaaaaaggtccATCTTGTTGAACCTTTTTTAATACTcccaataatatatttaaaaagccacaagtgtattatatatatatatatatatattttctcaattatatattacttgCCATACGTCTTATTtgacatatttatattaataaaatgaatacaaGAATgaatttcatattataattatatatactaaaTGAATAGACCTTTCGACCATTATGATTTCTcctattataaaaatatttcttatttttataaacattttcATGTGAGctaatatttgtttttcttttttttaaaagtaaaaaaattatatgatataggatataatatatttaatatttatttattcttatattataaattataaaaatatacatatatatatatatataattttatttgtaaatatagtctccttttttgtaaaaatagttttatatataatatgataattattaatatatttatttatattcctcatatatattatatattaattaattcaattgtggataaaaaaaaaaaatataaattaaattcctataaaaaataagtattgtataaaattacatatatattatatatgtatatatatatttttttttttttttttttttttttttttgaaaagtatatctataaatatttaccTATAACTACAGTTCAAATAATATCAGCTGTTTATatgattaaataataaatattattaaactcattttatatttgattgtaaaaaaaaaaaaaaattaaaaaacttaaaaaaattaaggttgaatatataattgtaatacaaaatatatattattatttaatatatatatatttaatatttgtaaaatattttattttgttatgtATAAATGATTTGAAAGTTTTCTTTAGAATTATgatgaacaaaaaataagaaaaatattttaacataataataagaaatttGTATGTTTATAagtagatatatttataatataaagaagaagaatatattttattatatatatatatttatatatatatatgtaatacattttatataatttgaatTATCTGATGGCTTTAATTAAAGCTGATACGTATGTTCTAGAAAaggatgaagaaaatgaagtgAATGAAAGGAAAAGCGGATTATTTTGTCCTACTATGTTAATAAATAGTCATAAAGGAGAAGTATATTGTGTTAATTTTTCTTGTGATGGAAAATATATTGCATCATCAAGTTTTGATATGACTATAATGATtcataatgtatataatgaatGTGAAACAATAGGTGTTTTAAGAGGACATAAAAATGCTGTGTTACAAGCTAAATGgctaaatgatgataattatatatgtagtgCATCAGCTGatcataatttatttttatgggATGTTGAATGTGAATCCAAATTAAGAAGTTTTAAAGGACATGATAGTATTGTTAATGGATtagatataattaattataatttatttgtttcttgtagtgatgataatactCTAAAAATTTGGGATATCAGAAGTAAACGTGCTGTTCATATGATAAAACATGATTTCCCTTTATTGAGTGTGTGTTCAGATAAGAAAGgagaatttatttttacaagtTGTGTTGATAATACAATAAAAAGATATGATtgtaagaattatatattaaaagatacATTTATAGGTCATAAAGATTATATAACAGGATTAGATATTAATAGTGAGGAAACAATGCTAGCTTCTATAAGTGCAGATGAATCTATTTGCTTCTGGGATATTCAACCTTATGCATgtgaagaaaaattattgttTCAATTAAATGGaccaaaatataatattgattataatttgattaaattatcttttaataaCGACAACCTTTTAGCTTGTGGAAGTGGAGAtaactatttatatatatatgattataaacaaaaaatattaaaatattctttacCTGGTCATAGTAGTACTATTAATGATGTTGCTTTTCATCCATTTGAAGATATCGTTGCATCATGTTCTTCAGATCACACCATATTTTTAGGAGAGATATGAATGAagtgaaataaaatataagactattaataataattattatatatgtatacaccCAAATGTatgcattatatatatatataaatatatatgtgtgtgtatatatttatttattcattttaacaATTATGTGTAATTTTTCagtctttttatttttttaaaatgtcaattttttttttttttttttatatccctTAAACatgcaaatatatatataatatatatatatatatatatatatatatatatatatatatatgtatatgtttgcataatatttttcatttttatttattttttttgtttttttatttaccaTAATTTCAtagttttaataataatatttctctcgatatatttaattttttttttttatatgtttgatAAAAACtttgtaaatttttataaataacaacattgagtttttttttttttaaaaaaaaaagaaaatcttTTAAAGATGTTTCTCACAATTATTAAGAATgtagaaatatatacatatatatatatttgtattttttttttttttttttttttttttttttttttttggtgtgAATACGAATGAAATATTTTGTGGACACGTAACTAACCATATGAATGaggttaaaatatataatgagtaataaaaaatgatatgcaagaaaataaaaataaaatatacaaatatatctatatatctatctatatatatatctctctatatatatatataatataatcatttaattataatttctaCGAGGTTATCCTTAtgtttgtaatatatatcatatttagcGACTCCcaataaattatacataaattGATTTATATGAGAACACA from Plasmodium sp. gorilla clade G2 genome assembly, chromosome: 8 encodes:
- a CDS encoding U5 snrnp-specific protein, putative, producing the protein MALIKADTYVLEKDEENEVNERKSGLFCPTMLINSHKGEVYCVNFSCDGKYIASSSFDMTIMIHNVYNECETIGVLRGHKNAVLQAKWLNDDNYICSASADHNLFLWDVECESKLRSFKGHDSIVNGLDIINYNLFVSCSDDNTLKIWDIRSKRAVHMIKHDFPLLSVCSDKKGEFIFTSCVDNTIKRYDCKNYILKDTFIGHKDYITGLDINSEETMLASISADESICFWDIQPYACEEKLLFQLNGPKYNIDYNLIKLSFNNDNLLACGSGDNYLYIYDYKQKILKYSLPGHSSTINDVAFHPFEDIVASCSSDHTIFLGEI